The Streptomyces laurentii genome contains a region encoding:
- a CDS encoding hypothetical protein (identified by MetaGeneAnnotator; putative;~sequence version:1) produces MRSHAGEPVHKVCAEQWNADHPDAPRLYRPPDKADPTRPQRDIGTTRFHSDGPSTPTLSRPGLFAA; encoded by the coding sequence ATGCGGTCCCACGCGGGAGAGCCCGTCCACAAGGTCTGCGCCGAGCAGTGGAACGCCGATCACCCGGACGCGCCGCGGCTCTACCGCCCGCCGGACAAAGCGGACCCGACCCGGCCCCAGCGCGACATCGGCACCACCCGTTTCCACTCCGACGGCCCCAGCACCCCAACCCTCAGCCGCCCCGGCCTGTTCGCCGCCTGA
- a CDS encoding hypothetical protein (identified by MetaGeneAnnotator; putative;~predicted protein [Streptomyces ghanaensis ATCC14672]) — MFEIRIICDPADTDRVTGALAGTLTLGTAREYPTRDSQRTSLYITADHLPTPEDWPTPQRAYVEAPRIVHEISWVARTVTDRPFGEKASREFWLRKAALLDRIALDVDGAPAVGEASEAAEKAAHQLLQFDLNGEGDHHGAPFWPEHPASHADPRGYVRQEYAHWTTTHP, encoded by the coding sequence TTGTTCGAGATCCGGATCATCTGCGACCCCGCCGACACCGACCGCGTCACCGGCGCGCTCGCGGGCACCCTCACCCTCGGCACGGCCCGCGAGTACCCCACCCGCGACAGTCAGCGCACCAGCCTGTACATCACCGCCGACCACCTGCCCACCCCCGAGGACTGGCCCACCCCGCAGCGCGCCTACGTCGAGGCCCCGCGCATCGTCCACGAGATCAGTTGGGTCGCCCGGACCGTCACCGACAGGCCCTTCGGCGAGAAGGCCAGCCGGGAGTTCTGGCTCCGCAAGGCCGCACTCCTGGACCGCATCGCCCTCGATGTCGACGGCGCCCCCGCCGTCGGCGAAGCCAGCGAGGCCGCCGAGAAGGCCGCTCACCAGCTCCTGCAGTTCGACCTCAACGGCGAGGGCGACCACCACGGCGCCCCCTTCTGGCCCGAGCACCCCGCCTCCCACGCCGACCCGCGCGGCTACGTCCGCCAGGAATACGCCCACTGGACCACGACCCACCCGTAG
- a CDS encoding hypothetical protein (identified by MetaGeneAnnotator; putative;~sequence version:1): MSRPGRKKNGCADTGPNGYTGSAPLGGQERAGNNARGAEHPSTTRKPHGPKAS; this comes from the coding sequence ATGAGCCGCCCCGGACGAAAGAAGAACGGCTGCGCGGACACCGGGCCGAACGGCTACACGGGCAGCGCCCCGCTCGGCGGCCAGGAACGGGCGGGCAACAACGCCAGAGGCGCCGAGCACCCCAGTACCACCCGCAAACCCCACGGCCCCAAAGCCTCCTGA
- a CDS encoding hypothetical protein (identified by MetaGeneAnnotator; putative;~sequence version:1): MTTVIRIVSYGVGHDDEPRAHRPVVVDTTELRNPPDDPAVRARLTQLTGLDPEVHQYVMTTPGARQLVARHVREIDVRAEAGQTRLDVLVHCYGGRHRSVAIAQQLAAELAALDHHVQLHHRHINRPLLPSRRKESR; the protein is encoded by the coding sequence ATGACCACCGTCATCCGGATCGTGTCGTACGGCGTCGGCCACGACGACGAGCCGCGGGCCCACCGCCCCGTCGTCGTCGACACCACCGAGCTGCGCAACCCGCCCGACGACCCGGCCGTCCGCGCCCGCCTCACCCAGCTCACCGGCCTCGACCCCGAAGTCCACCAGTACGTGATGACCACCCCCGGCGCCCGCCAGCTCGTCGCCCGCCACGTCCGCGAGATCGATGTCCGCGCCGAGGCCGGCCAGACCCGCCTCGACGTCCTCGTCCACTGCTACGGAGGCCGCCACCGCTCCGTCGCCATCGCGCAGCAGCTCGCCGCCGAACTTGCCGCGCTCGACCACCACGTCCAGCTCCACCACCGGCACATCAACCGCCCGCTCCTCCCCTCCCGTCGCAAGGAGAGTCGATGA
- a CDS encoding hypothetical protein (identified by MetaGeneAnnotator; putative;~sequence version:1), translating into MKLDTQQQIDRAEQVLRLVWLIVFGAVLFSVLTVTPLVERVTPEGWGWTAWILPFVVDAAVVIVVRVDEITARLDGRAGGWPLALRWLTGGMTLALNIGDSMLKGDWVGVGVHAVAPTLLIFTAEAAIGWRRAITRAVARIESERAAERERQARERREREDRERAERKAREDARAAEREQQRLADERAREQERQDREHAREQQAALERERLAHDAEQARAEREHAAQVERERREDAARQRREEQDRADKARAEREAKAEREQKAKEATQRAERERKAAEARRAAPPVSAAVSTPRPTVSTTVSTPAHDTTKTPSETPKAAEARRPATPVSAAVSTPRPTVSTTVSTPAHDTTKTPAETLKMTEADARRAVAEAVREGRSQRQVAALTGWSVGWVAKRFQDLEQTGVSAA; encoded by the coding sequence GTGAAGCTCGACACCCAGCAGCAGATCGACCGGGCGGAGCAGGTGCTCCGGCTCGTCTGGCTGATCGTCTTCGGCGCCGTGCTCTTCAGCGTCCTGACGGTCACTCCGCTCGTCGAGCGGGTCACCCCGGAGGGCTGGGGCTGGACAGCCTGGATCCTGCCCTTCGTGGTCGACGCCGCCGTCGTCATCGTCGTCCGCGTCGACGAGATCACCGCGCGTCTCGACGGCCGCGCCGGCGGCTGGCCGCTCGCCCTGCGCTGGCTCACCGGCGGAATGACCCTCGCGCTCAACATCGGCGACTCGATGCTCAAGGGCGACTGGGTCGGCGTCGGGGTTCACGCGGTCGCCCCGACCCTGCTCATCTTCACTGCCGAGGCCGCCATCGGATGGCGCCGCGCGATCACCCGGGCCGTCGCCCGCATCGAGAGTGAGCGGGCCGCCGAGCGTGAGCGGCAGGCGCGTGAGCGCCGTGAGCGCGAGGACCGTGAGCGCGCAGAGCGCAAGGCCCGGGAGGACGCTCGGGCCGCCGAGCGTGAGCAGCAGCGGCTGGCCGATGAGCGCGCCCGTGAGCAGGAGCGGCAGGACCGTGAGCACGCCCGTGAGCAGCAGGCCGCGCTGGAGCGTGAGCGCCTCGCTCACGACGCCGAGCAGGCCCGCGCCGAGCGCGAGCACGCTGCCCAGGTCGAGCGGGAGCGGCGGGAGGACGCCGCACGTCAGCGCCGCGAAGAGCAGGACCGTGCCGACAAGGCCCGAGCGGAGCGGGAGGCCAAGGCCGAGCGCGAGCAGAAGGCCAAGGAGGCCACTCAGCGCGCCGAGCGTGAGCGCAAGGCAGCTGAGGCCCGGCGTGCGGCGCCGCCCGTGAGCGCCGCCGTGAGCACCCCCCGCCCGACCGTGAGCACCACCGTGAGCACCCCCGCTCACGACACCACGAAGACCCCCTCCGAGACCCCCAAGGCAGCCGAGGCCCGGCGTCCGGCCACACCCGTGAGCGCCGCCGTGAGCACCCCCCGCCCGACCGTGAGCACCACCGTGAGCACCCCCGCTCACGACACCACGAAGACCCCTGCCGAAACGCTCAAGATGACCGAGGCCGACGCCCGCCGGGCCGTCGCCGAGGCCGTACGCGAGGGCCGCTCACAGAGGCAGGTCGCCGCGCTCACGGGCTGGTCCGTCGGCTGGGTCGCCAAGCGCTTCCAGGACCTTGAGCAGACCGGGGTGAGCGCCGCGTGA
- a CDS encoding mobile element transfer protein (identified by MetaGeneAnnotator; putative;~mobile element transfer protein [Streptomyces scabiei 87.22]), producing the protein MSTDDLNAMHAEVRAEITRTDTKAGLLIAFVGAVLAGAGSIAHDVPMTLPAYIAGGIGAALLAAAAVLLLHVVRPRLGGRHGWPLWATLTPQQLLAAEPRNLAADVVGLSRLAAAKFTGLRQAIDLILTAGAAFVAAAVLALALGGAA; encoded by the coding sequence GTGAGCACCGACGACCTGAACGCCATGCACGCCGAGGTCCGCGCCGAGATCACCCGCACCGACACCAAGGCCGGACTCCTCATCGCGTTCGTCGGCGCCGTCCTGGCCGGCGCCGGGAGCATCGCCCACGACGTCCCGATGACCCTGCCCGCTTACATCGCGGGCGGCATCGGCGCCGCGCTCCTGGCCGCCGCCGCCGTCCTCCTGCTCCACGTGGTCCGGCCCCGCCTCGGCGGCCGACACGGCTGGCCGCTGTGGGCGACCCTCACCCCGCAACAGCTCCTTGCCGCCGAACCGCGGAACCTGGCCGCCGACGTCGTCGGCCTCTCCCGCCTCGCCGCCGCGAAGTTCACCGGCCTGCGCCAAGCGATCGACCTGATCCTCACCGCCGGCGCCGCCTTCGTCGCCGCTGCCGTCCTCGCGCTCGCCCTCGGAGGTGCCGCATGA
- a CDS encoding spdB1 (4 16;~SpdB1 [Streptomyces phaeochromogenes];~identified by MetaGeneAnnotator; putative): MTDRPQYPTGRQITDADLLAALMPDTAAGAAPAPAAPAAPAPAPQFDVAALLELARRQGALEAAVTQTAPAAETSASILPRWAVGTAVASVGIGAGACLLGWALDLLATGAAAVAAGITAAAPMLLIGAVLVVALLARRSKGGGIEVTQTITQTITQSVKGGGRR, from the coding sequence GTGACCGACCGCCCCCAGTATCCCACCGGACGGCAGATCACCGACGCCGATCTGCTCGCCGCACTCATGCCCGACACGGCCGCCGGCGCCGCCCCGGCCCCCGCCGCCCCGGCGGCCCCGGCCCCGGCCCCGCAGTTCGACGTCGCCGCGCTCCTGGAGCTGGCCCGCCGCCAGGGCGCCCTCGAAGCCGCGGTCACCCAGACCGCACCGGCCGCCGAGACGTCCGCGTCGATCCTGCCCCGGTGGGCTGTCGGCACCGCCGTCGCGAGCGTCGGGATCGGCGCCGGCGCCTGCCTTCTGGGCTGGGCGCTCGACCTTCTCGCCACCGGGGCCGCCGCCGTCGCGGCCGGGATCACCGCAGCCGCCCCCATGCTCCTGATCGGCGCAGTCCTGGTCGTCGCCCTCCTCGCCCGTCGCTCCAAGGGCGGCGGCATCGAGGTCACACAGACGATCACCCAGACCATCACCCAGTCGGTCAAGGGCGGTGGCCGCCGGTGA
- a CDS encoding hypothetical protein (DNA-binding residues [nucleotide binding];~Prim_Pol: Primase-polymerase (primpol) domain of the type foundin bifunctional replicases from archaeal plasmids, including ORF904 protein of the crenarchaeal plasmid pRN1 from Sulfolobus islandicus (pRN1 primpol). These primpol domains belong to the...; cd04859;~Primase C terminal 1 (PriCT-1); cl07362;~hyphotheical protein [Streptomyces laurentii];~identified by MetaGeneAnnotator; putative;~nucleotide binding site [chemical binding];~polymerase nucleotide-binding site;~primase nucleotide-binding site [nucleotide binding]): protein MTQPTLIRRAGGPPPTLVAALQAAERGWHVFPLRPGTKRPALHGESRCPRTATCVDGHVKWEDRATTDRERIAGAWGQGPFNVGLATGPSGLVVVDLDMPKEGASGLSGAEVFAALCERAGQPLPATFRAGTASGGEHLYFTAPVGIRLGNSAGLLGQLVDTRAWGGYVVAPGSITPGGVYTVLDDAPVLPLPSWLLEALTARQKSSRPRGGVPAFPAVSGSRAARAALERECGNVQAAPTKQANNTLNRSAFLVGRFVAWGDIDRQVVEEAFQGAGESRGLTAAECRATIRSALDSSLRKARPREVA from the coding sequence ATGACCCAACCGACCCTCATCCGGCGAGCAGGCGGCCCCCCGCCGACGCTGGTCGCCGCCCTCCAGGCCGCCGAGCGCGGCTGGCACGTCTTCCCACTCCGCCCGGGTACGAAGCGGCCTGCCCTGCACGGCGAGAGCCGCTGCCCCCGCACCGCCACCTGCGTGGACGGACACGTGAAGTGGGAGGACCGGGCCACCACCGACCGCGAGCGGATCGCGGGCGCGTGGGGGCAGGGCCCGTTCAACGTCGGTCTGGCCACGGGGCCGTCGGGGCTCGTCGTCGTCGACCTCGACATGCCCAAGGAGGGCGCCAGCGGCCTCAGCGGTGCGGAGGTGTTCGCGGCCCTCTGTGAGCGCGCCGGCCAGCCGCTTCCGGCGACCTTCCGGGCAGGGACCGCGTCGGGTGGCGAGCACCTCTACTTCACCGCCCCGGTCGGCATCCGCCTCGGCAACTCCGCTGGATTGCTAGGCCAGTTGGTGGACACGCGGGCGTGGGGCGGCTACGTCGTCGCACCCGGGAGCATCACCCCCGGCGGGGTGTACACGGTCCTGGACGACGCTCCGGTCCTTCCTCTGCCCAGCTGGCTCTTGGAGGCACTCACGGCCCGCCAGAAGTCCTCACGGCCCCGTGGAGGGGTTCCGGCCTTCCCGGCGGTCAGTGGCAGCCGCGCGGCCCGTGCGGCGCTGGAGCGCGAGTGCGGCAACGTCCAGGCCGCCCCGACGAAGCAGGCCAACAACACGCTCAACCGGTCCGCATTCCTGGTGGGGCGCTTCGTCGCATGGGGCGACATCGACCGGCAGGTGGTGGAGGAGGCATTCCAAGGGGCGGGGGAATCGCGGGGACTCACCGCGGCCGAGTGCCGCGCCACGATCCGTAGCGCCCTGGACAGCTCCCTCCGCAAGGCCCGGCCCCGGGAGGTGGCATGA
- a CDS encoding hypothetical protein (identified by MetaGeneAnnotator; putative;~sequence version:1) — MRPRIHYATWPRPALIVTDTPDPRCPDCRGEGGWNRDYGDHETGEYAGTEWDPCTCWDENRSWTLLPLPRIPRRRQPYSDPWAQHHGYSDEPPF; from the coding sequence GTGCGACCGCGCATCCACTACGCGACCTGGCCCCGCCCGGCCCTGATCGTGACCGACACCCCTGACCCCCGCTGCCCGGACTGCCGGGGCGAGGGCGGGTGGAACCGCGACTACGGCGACCACGAGACCGGCGAGTACGCCGGCACCGAGTGGGACCCCTGCACCTGCTGGGACGAGAACCGCTCCTGGACGCTCCTCCCGCTCCCGCGCATCCCGCGCCGCCGCCAGCCGTACAGCGACCCGTGGGCCCAGCACCACGGCTACAGCGACGAACCGCCCTTCTAA
- a CDS encoding hypothetical protein (identified by MetaGeneAnnotator; putative;~sequence version:1) — translation MRPQNPSPLECRPTTTPPVAAEQAVGLRAVGARKVVAEGVPSGSDPHPAGGLRILAMLHIGAPGRNAMPTAHSWCSCGRDLKAFGHQQIARLAADHTRHRAQCPLLTQGKEAA, via the coding sequence ATGAGGCCCCAGAATCCCTCCCCCTTGGAATGCCGTCCCACCACCACCCCGCCCGTCGCCGCCGAGCAGGCGGTAGGACTGCGGGCCGTGGGCGCCCGAAAGGTCGTCGCCGAAGGCGTCCCTTCGGGTTCTGACCCGCACCCGGCCGGCGGGCTGAGGATCCTCGCGATGCTCCACATCGGCGCGCCCGGCCGCAACGCGATGCCCACCGCGCACTCCTGGTGCTCCTGCGGCCGGGACCTGAAGGCGTTCGGCCACCAGCAGATCGCCCGCCTCGCAGCCGACCACACCCGCCACCGCGCCCAGTGCCCGCTGCTCACCCAAGGGAAGGAAGCCGCATGA